In Providencia alcalifaciens, the sequence CAGCGCCATTGGGTTGGAGTATGCGCCCTGAAACGTAACCACAGTAACCACAGTAAAATAATATGCAGAGAAGGAGCTTGGTTATAGGGTAAGTCAAACAGCTCTAAGCTATCAAACATCCAGCCGAATGCTCCATTGGTTTCAGGGCGAGGAAAGCTGAATTTAAGTGGAAAAAGTAAAAAACCAGCACAGGCGATCAGTGAAGCCGCCACTAAGCGCAAACCATGGATACACTGCTCACGGCGGGTGACACAAATAAACAAGGAAAGCCCATAGAACAGGTCAATGCTCCAATAGGGAATAATGGTCCATGGCAAAAATGGAATATGTGTTTCCCATCCGTATACATAAGAAGGCACATTGGGCAGTGTCGCAGTGTAATTATTGACTTGTCCATAGGTTAAAAAGAAAAAAGGGGCTAAGAATAGCAACCAAAATAACCCATACAGCCAAATCTGGCGTCGTGATGTCGGGCGCGTATCTTGGGCTAAATGGAGCATGGGGTCGGTTCCTATCCTTAATAATCGTATATTGATGCACTGAAGGTGCACCAGTAAGTTATTGGCAAGCCAAGTGAGCCATTTGCAGGCTAAAGTTAAATGATAGCCGGGCAGGTAAAATACAGGTTATTGGTGATGATACCAATAACCTGTTGGTTAAAAAGATAAATTATTAACGGCGCCTTGCAAGGGAAACGCTAAAAATGCCCCAATTGTCGATGGATTGTGTGATTTTTTCGAAGCCAGCTTCTTCGACTAAAGCATCCATTTCGCCTTGACTACGGCAGCGCATTACCCACGCTTGCCCACCTTGGTGACTTGGTAGCACTCGGGCAATCATCTCAACCTGTGGGTGCCATGGTTGGCAGGTATACACGAGTAGGCCACCGGATGGAATGGCACGCGAAAGCCCATTAAGGGAAGCGCGGATCAGCTCATTGCTTGGGAAGAGTTCATAAAGGCCGCTGACAATCCCTAAAGTCGGTGCAGGAGAAACTGCCGCGAGATCGTCGGCATCAAATGCGTTACCTTCTTCAAAGCGAACTTTATCCTCTAAGTAACGCTCTTTGATGTGCAAGCGACCTTGCTCAACGTTAATTGGACTGTAGTCACGCAGTAGAACGGAGTCGACTTTTCCGTAGTCATTAATGGCATCAAAAATGTAGCGGCCTTGGCCTGCGGCAATATCCATAATACGAACAGGCTTGCCATTATTAGTCAGTTCGCGAATAGCTTGGCGAATAATGTTTTCAATGTTGACTTTGCGCTGGCGTATCCCTTGCCAGCCAATGCTGTTGAGGTACTGCCTATCGATAATACGACCAAACAGACCGGAACCTTGCGCCTCGTTACGATAGACATAGTCGAGGGTAGAACCAGAATCAAAGCCTTTGTCGTAGCCAATACGTACGCCTTCAGATGCTTTGCCTAATGTACTCATCGATTTGCTCATGATTTTATAAGCAAGATTTTTCGGACAGTACTGTGGCAGCGGTACACTCAATGAGCGGAATGCATCGGCACTGGTGCTCCAGGTATCTTCAAATTGGTAATCATGTTGATACAGTGGAAGTGCAAATAATTTATCAACAAACTGACGGATCATTTCGATAGGAATATGGCGGTCTTTTTCACCTAATGTGTCGTGATAAAAACCGGGAAGAATATGCTTCTCTTTAATTGGAGTATTTAGGCGATCATAAAACTGATGCTGTGGTTTATGGTGAACCACATGGTCGCTACCTGAAATAAACAACTGGGTCGGTAAAGTGATGGCTGCGGCATCCGCGACCACACGGTCTGCGGTTGTATACAGTTCCAGAAGAATGTTCACGGCAATTGGGCGCGTGATCAGTGGGTCATTGTTAAACGATTGAATGCGTTGCTCATCGTGGGTTAAAAACTTGGCTTTTACATAAGAATTTACGTAGAACAAACCACGAACTTTTTGCATTAACCCTAAGCCTGTACGGGCAAATGGGACGTACAGTTTGACCTTAAATGCCGGGGAAGCTAGCACCATACCACGGATTTTAGGCGCATAGTCATGTACCCACGTAGAGACCAAAACGGCCCCAACACTTTGGCCAATAACAATAATATTTTCGAGTGGGATCTGATATTGCTCTGATACGTAATGGAC encodes:
- a CDS encoding bifunctional alpha/beta hydrolase/class I SAM-dependent methyltransferase, which encodes MNAHTDYSTQRTVVESQFTTSDHTNLFYRYWPTEQITDKAIILFHRGHEHSGRVAHLVDELNLPDFAMFAWDARGHGRNEGPRGYSPSLGTSIRDVDEFVHYVSEQYQIPLENIIVIGQSVGAVLVSTWVHDYAPKIRGMVLASPAFKVKLYVPFARTGLGLMQKVRGLFYVNSYVKAKFLTHDEQRIQSFNNDPLITRPIAVNILLELYTTADRVVADAAAITLPTQLFISGSDHVVHHKPQHQFYDRLNTPIKEKHILPGFYHDTLGEKDRHIPIEMIRQFVDKLFALPLYQHDYQFEDTWSTSADAFRSLSVPLPQYCPKNLAYKIMSKSMSTLGKASEGVRIGYDKGFDSGSTLDYVYRNEAQGSGLFGRIIDRQYLNSIGWQGIRQRKVNIENIIRQAIRELTNNGKPVRIMDIAAGQGRYIFDAINDYGKVDSVLLRDYSPINVEQGRLHIKERYLEDKVRFEEGNAFDADDLAAVSPAPTLGIVSGLYELFPSNELIRASLNGLSRAIPSGGLLVYTCQPWHPQVEMIARVLPSHQGGQAWVMRCRSQGEMDALVEEAGFEKITQSIDNWGIFSVSLARRR